The region AAAACAAAGACTGGCAAGAAAGAGCAACCAAAGCACTTGTAGACGGCATCAAAGTTCTTGAGCTGTCAGACATTGCTTTGATCGATCCTCTTGTCGCTAAATACGAACTGGATGTGACTAAGAACGATGATTACCAAATCACTCGGGCCAAGTACTACTCTTCAGTTGGTAACTTGGGCTTGATGGAAGATGCTTTGATGTATATCGAAGAAAAATCTCCAAAATACCCAGAGGCTTTGCTTCTTTCAGGTTTGTTTAACTATCGTCAAAACAAAGTTGACGACGCCGTTATTAATCTTGAGAAGCTTTTGAAAGCAACTGAAGGCGATAAAAAATCTCAAATCAGAAACGTGGGTGCGATCACTATGGCTCGTATCCAGTTCCAAAAAAGCATGTACAAAGAAGCTTTCCAGTCTTACCTAAAAGTAGACCGTTCAAGCCCTCTTTGGTTGCAAGCTATGACTGAAAGCGCTTGGACTCAGATCTTATCCGAAGACTATGAGGGTGCTGCTGGGAACATGTTCTCTCTTCACACGGACTTCTTTAAAAACGCTTTCAACCCTGAATCATTCGTGGTTCGTACAGTGGGTTACTTGAATCTTTGTCAATATGGTGACGGTGTTCAAGTCCTTGAGGAAATGCGCCAAAAATACGGTCCTTGGAAAAAGAAACTGGAAGAATTTAAAACATCCCATAAGAAATCTTCGGATTACTATGATGCCGTTAAGACATGGGCTAAAAACTCAGATCTTAAAGAGATCGACGGTTTGCCACGTGCCTTCCTTGTCGAGTTGGCTCGTCATCCAGGTTTCATGAGCATACAAAAACAAATCAATAACTATGAAGACGAAATCACTCGCTTCAACAAAATCTCTTTCACATTGATCACAATGGAAAAAGACTTTTTGGCTAAGAAAAACGAGGCAGGCAAAGCGTTGGCTTCAGCGAAATCTAAAATGAAGCCGGGCGCAGAGAAATCGTCTGCGGTTGTTGATGCTGAGAAAAGACTTTTAAGCTATCAAATTCAGTATCACATCGCTAACAAAGCCCGCACTTCGATCAAAAACTTGCGCACTCAAGGTGTTGCTCGTATCGAGAAAGAAAAAGACGGACTTCGTAGCGAAGCTGGCAAGGCCCTTCAAGACAACTATAAAAACATGGTTGCGAACTTGAACCGTGTCTTAGACCAAAATGACGTGCTTCAGTACGAATTGTATTCCGGCGCCGGCGAACACATCCGTTACCAAATGGCTGGTGGCGAAGTGAACGATAAAGAGCGTCCAGAATTGAAAGTTGCAAAAGAAAAGAGCCTCAACTGGAAATTTAAAGGTGAGATCTGGGAAGACGAAGTTGGTCACTACCGTTCATCTTTGAAAAACGTATGCCCGCAAGATAATAACGTCGCTGGCATGAATGAGCACTAAGGAAGGAAATGTTTATGAAAACATCTATTAAACTAACAACACTGACAGTACTTTTGAGCTTCTCCACTGCTGCATTCGCACAAAATACAGCAAAAGAAGGTTTAGAACGTATCAAGTCTAACTTGAACAATTCTAAAACCAACTTGTCTGAATACGAAAAGAACCTGAAAACTGTTGAAGGCAACTTGTCTGAAGTAGCAAAAGCGAAATCAGCTGTCGAAGCGCAACAGAAAGACGTTGCAGCGCAAGCAGAAGAAAACACACGATCTATGCAAAAGCTTGGTAAACAAGAAGCTGAATTGCAAGGTTTGATCAAAGAAGAGCAATCTAAAACAGCGGCTGAAAACCAAAAAATCGCTGAGTTGGAAGCTATGATCGCGAAGATCAAAGAAAACCAAAAGAAACGTGAAAACAACGTTCAGGACTATCAAAATCAAATGTCCCAATTGGGAGAAGAAAAGAAAATTTGGCAGTCTCGTCGCGACACTCTGAAAGAGCAATACGACGGCGTTAACAAAAAAATCCGTGAGCTAGCTTCCGAAGAAAAAGAATGGAAAGGCA is a window of Bdellovibrio sp. SKB1291214 DNA encoding:
- a CDS encoding tetratricopeptide repeat protein, coding for MKKPMKAMIVLPLLCSTALAQEVQHKALNVKNQGSPAEASLRVKSSLVPTFEVYQKKVVKGKTEVFKVKAIPELNIGSERQVEAIPLSPLRLPASREVAVKEIKKAPSINPMMEKIPPYTAVVNPAKVLTTPEAFNKIPDVKMLSPLKDPSTTQPQVTLQKMDEMGPNDYKLLQALIFLEIQKNYELAMGLFAELMEDPEHRLEALYNYAQTAKGMGLNTEFRTYMIKVSQETKNKDWQERATKALVDGIKVLELSDIALIDPLVAKYELDVTKNDDYQITRAKYYSSVGNLGLMEDALMYIEEKSPKYPEALLLSGLFNYRQNKVDDAVINLEKLLKATEGDKKSQIRNVGAITMARIQFQKSMYKEAFQSYLKVDRSSPLWLQAMTESAWTQILSEDYEGAAGNMFSLHTDFFKNAFNPESFVVRTVGYLNLCQYGDGVQVLEEMRQKYGPWKKKLEEFKTSHKKSSDYYDAVKTWAKNSDLKEIDGLPRAFLVELARHPGFMSIQKQINNYEDEITRFNKISFTLITMEKDFLAKKNEAGKALASAKSKMKPGAEKSSAVVDAEKRLLSYQIQYHIANKARTSIKNLRTQGVARIEKEKDGLRSEAGKALQDNYKNMVANLNRVLDQNDVLQYELYSGAGEHIRYQMAGGEVNDKERPELKVAKEKSLNWKFKGEIWEDEVGHYRSSLKNVCPQDNNVAGMNEH